A single region of the Salvia miltiorrhiza cultivar Shanhuang (shh) chromosome 8, IMPLAD_Smil_shh, whole genome shotgun sequence genome encodes:
- the LOC130999753 gene encoding putative pentatricopeptide repeat-containing protein At1g12700, mitochondrial, whose product MMSRRAAVSAIDLIHGTGFLYRWSHKSGILSPPFSLFSSKAFQPKQPRIDFSCVKELNDAIGVFQKMKSMQPEPSVRMYNSLLSVTVKIEQYSFALYMFDEMLRMGVPVNVYTMNIAVNCCCLLKDIKSGFAVMGIFFKRGYEPDVATFTTLIKGLFLNHKVAEAGKLFNMLLRFRICEPNDIMILTMVDGLCKSGNVLPARDLVRRLERSRLRPNVKAYNALLDGLRKSGMVDDALQLLSAMIEKGITPNVVTYNSMIQGLCDLRRLEDLKVLVNEMSNSNISLDVVTFSILIDAYCKERKMKEAEDLLEIMKQRNVCPNVVTYNAIMEGYCLRGEIDKALQVLDSMVDKGLKPDIVTYNCLLNGYCRNGRIDEAWLHFQEFPCKGLKHDTCTYKTMIHGLFSERRFSEGWKLFKDMEARRVTPNIYTYSTLLDGLCRNGETDEALSFLHTIEGNGVTPNRVTYGAVINGLCKNGKLDVARDLFNQLPSRGVLPNARMYTMIIDALCHEGSTEEAQCLLTEMQSHGCAPTSVTYNIMTRSFLKKKELSKAIPYLEVMREKELSADVSTLSMLIDQMQGKTKDDVLLKLMKDVLPKDFPS is encoded by the coding sequence ATGATGAGCAGAAGAGCTGCTGTTTCTGCAATCGATCTCATTCATGGAACAGGATTTCTCTATCGATGGTCGCATAAATCGGGTATTCTTTCTCCtccattctctctcttctcttccaaGGCTTTTCAACCTAAGCAGCCCAGAATCGATTTCAGCTGTGTTAAAGAATTAAATGATGCTATTGGAGTGTTTCAAAAAATGAAGAGTATGCAGCCGGAGCCTTCTGTTCGAATGTACAACAGTCTTTTGAGTGTCACTGTAAAGATTGAGCAGTATTCTTTTGCCCTTTATATGTTTGATGAAATGCTTAGGATGGGTGTCCCTGTTAATGTTTACACCATGAATATTGCTGTGAATTGTTGTTGTCTCTTGAAAGATATAAAATCTGGCTTTGCTGTAATGGGTATATTTTTCAAGAGAGGGTACGAACCAGATGTCGCGACATTCACCACTCTGATTAAAGGGTTGTTTTTAAATCATAAGGTGGCCGAGGCTGGGAAATTGTTCAATATGCTTTTGCGTTTCAGAATATGTGAGCCTAATGATATTATGATTCTGACGATGGTAGATGGGCTTTGTAAATCAGGAAATGTCCTTCCAGCGAGAGATTTAGTTCGTAGATTAGAAAGAAGTAGGTTGAGACCCAATGTCAAGGCTTATAATGCATTACTCGACGGGCTACGCAAATCTGGAATGGTGGATGATGCTCTCCAGCTCCTATCCGCGATGATCGAAAAGGGTATTACACCCAATGTTGTCACGTACAACTCGATGATTCAGGGGTTGTGCGACCTAAGGAGACTGGAGGATCTTAAGGTTCTGGTGAATGAAATGTCTAATTCTAATATTTCTCTCGATGTCGTAACTTTTAGTATATTGATTGATGCATACTGCAAGGAGAGAAAGATGAAAGAGGCTGAAGATTTGTTGGAAATTATGAAGCAACGTAACGTATGCCCTAATGTTGTCACTTATAATGCGATAATGGAGGGGTATTGTTTGAGAGGAGAAATTGACAAAGCACTACAAGTACTTGATTCCATGGTTGACAAGGGACTTAAGCCTGATATTGTTACCTACAATTGCTTATTAAATGGATATTGCAGAAATGGGAGAATAGACGAAGCTTGGCTTCATTTTCAGGAATTTCCTTGTAAAGGTCTGAAGCATGATACATGTACTTACAAAACCATGATACATGGATTGTTTAGTGAACGTAGATTTTCCGAGGGCTGGAAGCTTTTCAAGGATATGGAAGCTCGACGAGTAACTCCTAACATATATACTTATAGTACATTGTTGGATGGGCTGTGCAGGAATGGGGAGACTGATGAAGCTCTTTCTTTTCTACACACCATTGAAGGGAATGGAGTTACTCCTAATAGAGTCACATATGGGGCTGTCATTAATGGATTATGCAAAAATGGGAAACTTGATGTTGCCAGAGATCTTTTCAACCAACTACCTTCTAGAGGTGTGCTACCTAATGCTCGAATGTATACAATGATCATTGATGCACTTTGTCATGAAGGTTCTACGGAGGAGGCACAATGTTTGCTTACAGAGATGCAAAGTCATGGTTGTGCACCTACCAGCGTGACATACAACATCATGACGCGAAGTTTCCTAAAGAAGAAAGAGCTTAGCAAGGCAATACCATACTTGGAAGTAATGCGCGAAAAGGAACTCTCAGCAGATGTTTCTACTCTTTCCATGCTCATTGATCAAATGCAAGGAAAAACTAAAGATGATGTTCTTCTCAAATTGATGAAGGATGTTTTGCCAAAGGATTTTCCATCATAG